A region from the Vicia villosa cultivar HV-30 ecotype Madison, WI linkage group LG3, Vvil1.0, whole genome shotgun sequence genome encodes:
- the LOC131657492 gene encoding putative F-box protein At3g16210 yields the protein MDITLTDSNVQVSNHIPDDIIFSILSKLSLKSLKRFECVCKPWSLLFDSPSFMTMYRNYFLSKDHSFYDDMSLLLHLKGENALYSLSGERFENMVKLDWPKLSLRDGRNNYFFDVLGPISFSGTLFLQYHYIGDDRKFIAWKPTTTEFKIIYAESYRNSNVWSDQYQVGYDHVKDDYKMIRRTHYFPTSNHGISSFWEIFSLNNKSWRKIHDSFPDSYICGEEVYVDGVSHWWEKTKTFTYLESFDFSKESFITTLMPSYTDDVFVFNSIKWTRKRILTVLNGSVAFIVNFEETNTFHISILGELGVKESWIKLFIVGPLSCLKTPIGIGKKGNILIRKKDNKLACFDISTGTIDEIGVTTKSHGKILFYKKRFLSNGGIYSKFSSCFHHSEAI from the coding sequence ATGGATATAACACTGACTGATTCAAATGTTCAGGTGAGCAACCATATACCTGATGATattatcttctctattctctcCAAACTTTCTCTCAAATCTTTGAAGCGATTCGAATGCGTATGCAAACCATGGTCTCTATTATTTGATAGCCCTAGCTTCATGACTATGTACCGCAACTATTTCTTATCCAAGGATCATTCTTTTTATGATGATATGTCTCTTCTCCTACATTTGAAAGGCGAAAATGCATTATACTCTCTTTCCGGTGAGAGATTTGAGAATATGGTTAAATTAGATTGGCCAAAGCTTTCTCTGAGAGATGGGAGAAACAACTACTTTTTTGACGTTTTGGGTCCGATTAGTTTTAGCGGCACTCTTTTTCTCCAATATCATTACATTGGTGACGATCGAAAATTTATCGCATGGAAACCGACTACCACGGAATTCAAGATTATTTATGCTGAATCTTATAGAAATTCCAACGTTTGGTCGGATCAATATCAAGTTGGTTATGATCATGTTAAAGATGACTATAAGATGATTAGGCGCACTCATTATTTTCCAACAAGTAATCATGGGATTTCTTCCTTCTGGGAGATATTTAGCCTAAACAATAAATCTTGGAGGAAAATCCATGACTCTTTTCCTGACTCGTATATATGCGGTGAAGAAGTGTACGTGGATGGAGTGTCTCATTGGTGGGAAAAAACGAAAACATTTACATATTTGGAGTCATTTGACTTCAGCAAAGAATCTTTCATTACAACACTCATGCCCTCTTACACAGatgatgtttttgtttttaattcgaTCAAGTGGACGAGGAAGAGAATTTTGACGGTGTTAAATGGATCTGTTGCGTTTATAGTAAATTTTGAGGAGACAAATACATTTCATATTTCAATTTTGGGTGAATTGGGTGTAAAAGAATCATGGATTAAACTCTTTATTGTTGGACCTTTATCTTGTCTTAAGACTCCGATTGGAATAGGGAAGAAGGGAAATATATTGATCAGAAAGAAAGACAACAAACTAGCTTGTTTTGATATAAGTACCGGGACTATTGATGAGATTGGTGTTACGACAAAATCTCATGGGAAGATATTATTCTATAAAAAAAGATTTCTTTCAAATGGAGGAATATATAGTAAATTTTCTTCTTGTTTTCACCACTCGGAAGCAATATGA
- the LOC131657493 gene encoding putative F-box protein At3g16210, whose translation MDITLSDSNVEVSHYIPDDIVFSILSKLSLKSLKRFECVCKSWSLLFDNSYFMTMFRNYFISKDHSFYDGISLFLHLVDDEEDEDVLYSLSGERFEKIVKLDWPNNYSFDILGPISFNGTLCLGHYDNSHKIMSWNSTTTEFKIIYDSSNSCFPDFSYNHCQVGYDHVKDDYKMIRLIHCTPASNGGISSFWEIFSLNNNSWRKICDKYPYSPYRCCNEVYMDGVSHWWESRKNNIYLVSFDFSKESFITTPVPSCLEDVNNRITPKTLTVLNGSIAFIVDYEEKNTFDILILGELGVKESWIKLFTIGPLPCLKTPIGIGKKVDILIRKKDNKLAWFDITTETIVETGVTTDDRVVYVKDLISVKPDNLCLNATMLNVLL comes from the exons ATGGATATAACATTGTCTGATTCAAATGTTGAGGTTAGCCATTATATACCTGATGATATTGTCTTCTCTATTCTCTCCAAACTTTCTCTCAAATCTTTGAAGCGATTTGAATGCGTATGCAAATCATGGTCTCTATTATTTGATAACTCTTATTTTATGACTATGTTCCGCAACTATTTCATATCTAAGGATCATTCTTTTTATGATGGTATATCTCTTTTCCTACACTTGGTAGacgacgaagaagatgaagatgtatTGTACTCTCTTTCTGGTGAGAGATTTGAGAAAATAGTTAAATTAGATTGGCCAAACAACTATTCTTTTGACATTTTGGGTCCAATTAGTTTTAATGGCACTCTTTGTTTAGGACATTATGACAACTCTCACAAAATAATGTCGTGGAACTCAACTACCACGGAATTCAAGATCATTTACGATAGTTCTAATTCTTGTTTTCCAGATTTTAGTTATAATCATTGTCAAGTTGGTTATGATCATGTTAAAGATGATTATAAGATGATTAGACTCATCCATTGTACTCCTGCAAGTAACGGTGGAATTTCCTCCTTCTGGGAGATATTTAGCCTAAACAATAACTCTTGGAGGAAAATTTGTGATAAATATCCTTACTCACCATACAGATGCTGTAATGAAGTGTACATGGATGGAGTGTCTCATTGGTGGGAAAGTAGGAAAAACAATATATATTTGGTGTCGTTTGACTTCAGCAAAGAATCTTTCATTACAACACCTGTGCCCTCTTGCTTAGAGGACGTTAACAACAGGATAACGCCAAAAACTCTGACAGTATTAAATGGATCTATTGCTTTTATAGTAGATTATGAAGAGAAAAATACATTTGATATCTTAATTTTGGGTGAACTTGGTGTAAAAGAATCATGGATTAAACTTTTTACTATCGGACCTTTACCTTGTCTTAAGACTCCGATTGGAATAGGGAAGAAGGTAGATATATTGATCAGAAAGAAAGACAACAAACTAGCTTGGTTTGATATAACTACTGAGACTATTGTTGAGACCGGTGTTACAACAGACGATCGTGTC GTTTATGTTAAAGATCTTATATCTGTGAAGCCTGATAATCTTTGTTTGAATGCCACTATGCTTAATGTTTTGctttag